The window TTCGGACACGGTACTGATCGACGGCCGTCCCTATCAGGTCGTCGTCGTGCCGGTGCTCGCCCCGATACCGATCGCCTGGGTTGCAATGGGTTTCGTCATAGACGACGCCGTCGCACTGGATCTGCAGGCGCTGTCCGGACTGCAGGTTTCCTTTCTGTCCCGTAGCGGCCGCGGCAACTGGACGGTGCATGCCTCCACCTTGCCGCCCGTCTCGCGCGGGGAACTCGCGGATCGGCTTGGCGCGGAGCGCCCCACCGTAACGCTGCCGTTCTTGGACGAGGACTACGAAACACGGCTCTCGATATTGCACGAGCGCGGCGACATCCAAATCGCCGCAGTTCTGCAACGTTCGTTGAAGGAGGGGTTGGCGCCGTTCACTCGCCTGCGCGACACGCTGATTGCATTGGCGCTGGCAAGCATCGCGCTCTCGGTCCTCGGTTCGATCTTGATCGCCAGAGGCATCGCAGGCCCGATCAATCGGCTGGCCGGCGTGGCCCGCAAGGTTCGCGACGGCGATTATTCGCAGAAGGCCGAGACCGGACGGACGGACGAGATCGGCGATTTCGCCGACAGCTTCAACCATATGCTCCAGGGGATTTTCGAGCGCGAATCGAAAATCCTGCGGCTGGCATACGAAGACACGCTGACCGGGCTGCCCAATCGCGCGATGTTCATCGACCGGCTCGAACACGCGATCCAGAGCAGCCGGCAGAACGGCGAGCCGGTTGTCGTCATGATGATGGACCTGAATCGCTTCAAACCCATCAACGACAGCCTGGGCCACCCGGTGGGCGATCAGGTTCTGCTGGGGGTCGCGCGGCGACTGCGGGAATTGCTGCGCGAATCCGAGACAGTCGCCCGTTTCGGCGGCGATGAATTTGCCGTGTTGCTGCCCACGGGGGGAATGCCGCGCGCCAAGAGCGTCGTGAATCAGATGGAACGGGCTCTGGCGACGCCGATCCTGACGCAAGGACAGCCGATCGACCTGGGCGCAAGCATCGGCATTGCGGTATTTCCGGGATACGCGGAGGACACGGCCACGCTCATCCGCCATGCCGACATCGCCATGTATGTCGCCAAGCGCAACAATGCCAGCTTCACCACTTACGAATCGGACTTCGAACTGGGCAAGCCGAGCCAACTGTCCTTGCTCGGAGAACTTCGCAGCGCCGTCGAAGAAGACCAGTTGACGCTGTACTACCAGCCGAAGGTCGACTTGCGCTCCGGTGCTTCGGACAGCGTGGAGGCACTGGTGCGCTGGGTCCATCCCAAGCGCGGCTTTGTCATGCCGATCGACTTCATTCCATTCGCCGAGCAGACCGGCTACATCAAGGCGGTCACCCGCTGGGTGCTGGAACGCGCGCTAAGCCAGTGCGGCGAGTGGCATATGCGCGGGACAGACGTGAAGATCGCGGTCAACATATCGGTACGCGACCTGATGAGTCCCGATCTGCCGCGTGTGGTATCCGAACTGACTGCAAAGTACAAGGTTCCCGCGCAGTTGGTCTGCCTCGAGATCACCGAAAGCGCGGTCATGGAAGACCCCGCGCGCGCGCACGAAACACTGGAACGATTGCACAAACTGGGCTTACGGTTGTCGATCGATGACTTCGGTACCGGTCATTCCTCCCTTGCGTACATCAGGAAGCTGCCGGTGAAGGAGATGAAGATCGACCGTTCGTTCGTGCGCAACATGGTTGCGGACAAGGACGATGCGGTCATCGTCCGCTCCACCATCGAGCTCGGCCACAACATGGGACTGAAGGTGGTGGCCGAAGGCGTGGAGGACCACGCTGCATTGATGCTGCTGACCAAGCTGGGTTGCGACGAAGCCCAGGGCTTCTTCATCGCCAAGCCGCAACCGCCCGATGAATATGAGACATGGCTTCGCCGCCGCCGTGCGGTCGGAGACAAACTCACGGAGAGCGGTTTCATCGGCGACAAGGGCCGCTGAACTTCCCTCCGGCCGGAAAGGCGAAAACTCATTGAACACGCGTGATCCTTCGTGTTAACCGCAGTTGGTCTTAATCAGCCCTTGCCGACCTTCTGCATGAACGCCTGGTACTCGTCTTCCTTCATGGTGAAGCTGTGTTCGGCCAGCGGGAACCGCCCCTTGTGCACGTCTTCCTGGAAATCGGCCAACGCCTTGCCGATGACGTCCCAG is drawn from Betaproteobacteria bacterium and contains these coding sequences:
- a CDS encoding EAL domain-containing protein, whose product is MVLRSLQTRIIFFFVLLLCALQGVALFLMSAANERIAKNQIAQELVVGERVFRRLLEQNSQQLAQAASVLAADFAFREAIATRDEGTIASVLGNHGRRINANVVMLADLDKKLLANSLHTITQQAEFPFPELIGTAQQQGRASDTVLIDGRPYQVVVVPVLAPIPIAWVAMGFVIDDAVALDLQALSGLQVSFLSRSGRGNWTVHASTLPPVSRGELADRLGAERPTVTLPFLDEDYETRLSILHERGDIQIAAVLQRSLKEGLAPFTRLRDTLIALALASIALSVLGSILIARGIAGPINRLAGVARKVRDGDYSQKAETGRTDEIGDFADSFNHMLQGIFERESKILRLAYEDTLTGLPNRAMFIDRLEHAIQSSRQNGEPVVVMMMDLNRFKPINDSLGHPVGDQVLLGVARRLRELLRESETVARFGGDEFAVLLPTGGMPRAKSVVNQMERALATPILTQGQPIDLGASIGIAVFPGYAEDTATLIRHADIAMYVAKRNNASFTTYESDFELGKPSQLSLLGELRSAVEEDQLTLYYQPKVDLRSGASDSVEALVRWVHPKRGFVMPIDFIPFAEQTGYIKAVTRWVLERALSQCGEWHMRGTDVKIAVNISVRDLMSPDLPRVVSELTAKYKVPAQLVCLEITESAVMEDPARAHETLERLHKLGLRLSIDDFGTGHSSLAYIRKLPVKEMKIDRSFVRNMVADKDDAVIVRSTIELGHNMGLKVVAEGVEDHAALMLLTKLGCDEAQGFFIAKPQPPDEYETWLRRRRAVGDKLTESGFIGDKGR